ATTCTGCTCCAGTGTGCTGCGCAATAACGAAATGATGTAGGACTTCAGATAGGAGAAGTGAGAGTTTACAATCATTTTTCCTAAGTATCAGCACAAAACCAATTTATAAGATATTCTTATCTCCCTACGTCCAAATATTAATTACTTCCTCATATTTGGTAACAAAAAACTCTTAGGTTCTAGTCTTGTACAGTCGTACAGAAAGGCTATTACTCAAAAATGGGAGCACCTGTCTCCTACTATAAAGCATGTCAGATTAGGCTAAGGCTTCCATAGATCATCATTTTGAGATTCCGCATTGGTCTGTTGCGGAGCTTGCTAAAAATCTAGGACCAAATGGGAAATGCAACAAAACTTGAATGCATGTTTTTCCACTCTTCACTATTCATTCCTTCTTCATCTGTTAATATCGTAGGTTTTGCTAAATACCTAAATCTACATTTCCTTTTTTGCATCATTGGTTATCAGacagttataccgtttcgaatattgagctggaaatttgtaAAAAGAAGACTGCAATTTGGCACTGATGGGAATGGTGAAATACACTAACTTTCGAATCCCTAATAAATGCTTGCAACAAAAAAATGGAATGTGAAAACACTAACATTAGAGTATTAAATCATTCTGCAAAAGCAAAAGTTCAACAACTGAACCATATTGCAGAATGCTATAATCTTGGAAAATCTCCCCACAGGCTATCTTGATGTACCAGAAATCTTCTCCACACTAAGAGCTCTGGAGATTCCGTGGATCACAGCTTCCCTGGATGAGAAAATGTCAGCTTCTGTGATCTCTACCCCATCAATTGCCAGTGATCTTTTAGAAACGCTGATAGTAACTTCAAGATTTTCATCAGATAACAGGGTTTTGAGAGGTGATTTATCAGGTAATAAGGCCAATTCTCTGTATGTAAACCTCTGCGGCAAAACATGTAACCTCACTACTCTACCAAGCAATGGCGCAGGCATTGCTATGAACGTGAAGTATGGTGGAGCAAAGATGGTGACAGAGTTCAAATCAGCATAATCTTCAACAATCCCATCAAGAACAGACTGCAATCCTATCGAAAATTGGACAAATCCGTTAGCACTGAGAAACTGGATTATACTTGGCCATCGAACAAAGTTCTTCATCTCATTAGTACTGTTGAACCCACGACTCTGATTAAAATTCTCGCATGTGGGAGGGTGAATAAAGTTCCAATCCTGATCAATATGACCAGGAAGGTCTGACGAC
Above is a genomic segment from Coffea eugenioides isolate CCC68of chromosome 5, Ceug_1.0, whole genome shotgun sequence containing:
- the LOC113771697 gene encoding fasciclin-like arabinogalactan protein 21, which encodes MANSSCSHWWHCPFYFCMSVVLAFLAVTTNLHEDAKSNSTPSIQATRRGLSLNASKALRAHGFNVMATLLQISPELFLSSSESTIFAIQDSSISNISGHLPPWAMKQLLKYHTSPVKLPMQELFKKPEGSCLSTLLHDKIIKITKNDGAKHEIEINNVLISHPDVFLEGPFSVHGVLGSFSSSDLPGHIDQDWNFIHPPTCENFNQSRGFNSTNEMKNFVRWPSIIQFLSANGFVQFSIGLQSVLDGIVEDYADLNSVTIFAPPYFTFIAMPAPLLGRVVRLHVLPQRFTYRELALLPDKSPLKTLLSDENLEVTISVSKRSLAIDGVEITEADIFSSREAVIHGISRALSVEKISGTSR